From one Argonema galeatum A003/A1 genomic stretch:
- the coaE gene encoding dephospho-CoA kinase (Dephospho-CoA kinase (CoaE) performs the final step in coenzyme A biosynthesis.), with translation MPNAQTDPNAPVRRLIGLTGGISTGKTTVSNYLAKTYNFPIFDADIYAREAVEPGSPILNQIVERYGSDIMTTSGTLNRKELGNIVFNNPTERYWLEQQIHPYVRDRFLSAIDELPLHSTVVLVVPLLFEANMTDLVTEIWVVFADEQQQLNRLMERDKLTLEQAKARINSQMSIQEKCNKADVVLDNSSTQQHLCQQVDAALLR, from the coding sequence ATGCCCAATGCCCAAACTGACCCCAATGCCCCAGTCCGACGCCTCATCGGTCTAACTGGCGGCATTAGCACAGGTAAAACTACTGTATCAAATTATCTTGCCAAAACCTACAATTTTCCGATTTTTGATGCAGATATTTATGCTCGCGAAGCTGTTGAACCCGGTTCGCCAATCCTCAACCAAATAGTAGAGCGTTATGGCTCAGATATTATGACAACTTCAGGAACTTTAAACCGTAAGGAGTTGGGCAATATCGTTTTCAATAATCCCACCGAGAGATATTGGTTAGAGCAACAAATTCACCCCTATGTACGCGATCGGTTTCTGAGTGCGATCGATGAATTACCGTTACATTCGACAGTCGTGTTAGTTGTGCCTCTGTTATTTGAAGCAAATATGACAGATTTGGTAACAGAAATCTGGGTAGTATTTGCTGATGAACAACAACAATTAAATAGATTGATGGAACGAGATAAATTGACTTTAGAGCAGGCGAAAGCGAGGATTAATAGTCAAATGTCAATTCAGGAGAAGTGCAACAAAGCTGATGTGGTTTTGGATAACTCTTCTACTCAACAACATCTTTGCCAACAAGTAGATGCAGCCTTGTTACGGTGA